Below is a genomic region from Pseudazoarcus pumilus.
ATCGCCCGTGCCGACGAATCGCTGGCCGGTGAGCCGCTGCTGCACCCGGTCATGCGCGACGGCCGACGTCTGCACACCCCGGCGGATCTCGATGCGCTGCGCACGCATGCTCAAGAATCCATCGCCCGTCTGCCCGATGCGGTGCAGGCACTCGAAGCTGCGGAACCGGGCTATCCGGTGTCGGTCAGCGCCGCGCTGCGCGAGCACCAGCAGCAGGTGGCCGAGCGCATTCGCGCTGGCCAGTGACACGAATCACGAATCAACACAGGGAGGCGCGCCATGAACACGACGGCCCTGCATTCCCGATTCGAACCCGGCGACGCGCTGATCGTCGTCGACGTACAGAAGGACTTCTGCCCCGGTGGGGCGCTGGCGATCGACGCTGGTGACCGCGTCGTGCCGGTGCTCAACCGGCTCATCGACGAGGCCGTGCGTGCCGGCGTTCCGATCATCGCCTCGCGCTGCTGGCATCCTCGCGATCATCCGAGCTTCCGTGATCACGGTGGCCAGTGGCCTGTGCACTGTCTGCAGGACAGTGACGGCGCCCGCTTTCATCCCGATCTCGCGTTGCCCGAGCAGACTGTCGTCGTCACCAAGGGCGTGCGTTTCGACCACGACCAGAACTCCGCCTTCGACGACACTGGCCTGGCCGACTTCCTGCGCGCACACGGCGTGCGTCGGGTGTGGGTCGGCGGCCTGGCAGAGGACGTGTGCGTGCGCGCCACGGTGCTTGACGCGCGTCGTGAAGGCTTCGACACGGTGCTCGTGGCCGAGGCCACGCGCCCGGTCACGGCCGAAGGCGGAGAGCACGCGTTGTGCGAGATGCGCGAGGCCGGTGTGGTGCTCGAGGAAGCGGCCTGAGGGTCCGCGTGACCGCTCAAGTGCGCGGCAGGTC
It encodes:
- a CDS encoding nicotinamidase, with amino-acid sequence MNTTALHSRFEPGDALIVVDVQKDFCPGGALAIDAGDRVVPVLNRLIDEAVRAGVPIIASRCWHPRDHPSFRDHGGQWPVHCLQDSDGARFHPDLALPEQTVVVTKGVRFDHDQNSAFDDTGLADFLRAHGVRRVWVGGLAEDVCVRATVLDARREGFDTVLVAEATRPVTAEGGEHALCEMREAGVVLEEAA